A genomic window from Silene latifolia isolate original U9 population chromosome 11, ASM4854445v1, whole genome shotgun sequence includes:
- the LOC141611409 gene encoding putative F-box protein At4g05475 encodes MSSISTPSSSSNNQSNNKNQKTDLINETNKTQFPNWLELLEDIWVLIFSKLLTIELIENVQKVCMLFRKICKLPVTFRTINMTVPSDRRYVDLPRSLNNLTRYAIDSSAGGLIDIYLEYRRGYRYNDIPHTTLTYITERCKDLKHLRLGYVYNLSLTDKKLIEAVKRLPMLEEIQFIHCSFSDKTVEAIGHACPSLTSFGLNGAECKLPDYASSDEDYMSYVVDFMCNEKALAISKSMPKLRHLQLIGNSMYNEGLKAILDGCPHLKSMDLRACFHIDLSGDLGKRLANMHLRYPNDPTADYGHQSYYISYSDYMYLGLSESDDDRMSLDEFSHYYSL; translated from the exons ATGTCATCAATTTCAACCCCTAGTTCATCATCAAACAATCAATCAAACAATAAGAATCAAAAAACCGATTTAATTAATGAAACCAACAAAACCCAATTCCCAAATTGGTTAGAACTACTTGAAGACATATGGGTCCTAATTTTTTCAAAGTTGCTGACAATTGAACTAATTGAGAATGTTCAGAAAGTGTGTATGTTGTTTCGCAAGATATGCAAACTACCCGTCACGTTTAGAACCATAAACATGACTGTTCCTAGTGATCGCCGTTATGTTGATTTGCCGCGGAGTCTCAATAATTTGACCCGTTACGCAATCGATTCGAGTGCGGGTGGTTTGATTGATATCTATTTGGAGTATCGTCGTGGTTATAGGTATAATGATATAccgcatacgaccttgacatacatcACTGAAAG ATGCAAGGATCTTAAACATCTGCGCCTCGGGTATGTGTATAATTTATCGTTGACCGATAAAAAACTGATCGAAGCAGTGAAAAGGCTCCCTATGCTGGAGGAAATCCAGTTTATACATTGTTCGTTCTCAGATAAGACAGTTGAAGCTATCGGCCATGCTTGCCCCTCATTGACATCATTCGGCTTAAATGGTGCCGAGTGTAAGTTACCAGATTACGCGTCCAGTGACGAAGATTACATGAGTTATGTAGTAGATTTCATGTGCAATGAGAAAGCTCTAGCCATTTCTAAAAGCATGCCTAAACTACGTCATCTTCAACTAATTGGGAACAGCATGTATAATGAAGGTTTGAAAGCAATTTTGGATGGATGCCCTCATCTTAAATCCATGGATTTACGTGCTTGCTTCCACATCGATTTATCAGGGGATTTGGGTAAAAGATTAGCAAACATGCACCTTCGATACCCTAACGATCCCACTGCTGACTATGGCCATCAGTCCTATTATATTTCATATTCCGACTATATGTACTTGGGTTTATCTGAATCTGATGATGACAGGATGTCGCTTGATGAATTTAGTCATTATTATTCACTTTGA